GACTTCGGCTTCGAGAAGGTGATGCGCTCCGATCGGGTGCAGTTTCTCAACCTCGTGACCGAGGCCGGCAAGCGGACTATCACCCAGTTCGGGACCGACGGCGGCCTGACCAACCGGCTGAAAGCGTTCATCGAGTCCAACGACATCGACCGCGCGGTCATCGACTCGACGATGCTCCTCCAGCACTTCTTCGCAGATATGTCCGAGGAGATCACCGGCTTTCTCTCCTCGCTGAAACAGACCGACGCGACGATCCTCCTCATCTCGGAGATGACCGATCCCACCTCCTACTCCGACGAACACTACCTCGCCCACGGGGTCGTCTTCTTCCACAACTACATGGAGGCCGGCGGGATGACACGCGGCGTCCAGACGATCAAGATGCGCGGGACCGCCATCGACTGTGACATCCACAAGATCGGGTTCTCGGACGCGGGCCTGCGCGTCTATCCGGACGAGAAGATACAACGATGAGTCTCTACGAGGACCGCTTCGACACCGACTGGGACCACCTCGACCGCGACGAGGCCATGGAGCGTGCCTTCGCGCTCGGCGTCGCCGCCTCGCTCGGTGAACGCAACGAAGACGAGTACGAGGCCATCCACCAGGCGATGGGGTCGAACTACGACGCCAGCATCGTCGAACTCGCCTACGAGGAGGGCAAACAGAAGGGACGGAAGCGCAAACGCGCCGTCGACAGCGCGACCGACGCCGAGGAGATCTGGGAGACCGTCATCAGCGCGGAACTCGACGACGCCCGACCCGCCGAGGACGAACCGGCCGACCGGGCCACCGACCTCCCCTCCGCCGTCTCGGACCCCCCGGAGATGACCGAGCGACCGGATCGAGACCCCGAACAGACGGAGTTCCCTGACTTTCTGGAGTAACTAGCGCGGGAGTTCGAGGTTCACCACGGTCCCCGCCGTCCCGTCGCCGATCCAGACACGCCCACCGTACTGTTCGACGACCGAGGCCGTCAGGAAGAGTCCGAGGCCCTCCCCGTCGCTGTCGATTCCGCGCTCGCTGGGCTCGAACACGTCCGCCCGCACCTCCTCGGGAATCCCGGGACCGTTGTCCGCGACCGAGAGGACCACTGCGTCCTCGTCCACCTCGACCGACAGTTCCACTCTCGGTTCCGCGCTGTCGTTGTGTTCCACGGCGTTGGCCAGGACGTTCGCGATGGCCCGCCCGAGCAGGTCGTTGGCCTGGACGGTACAGTCCGACGGGATCGACCCCTCGACCACGAACGTCCCGTCGGGGAACCGCTCCCGCGCGTCGGCCAGTTCCTCGGTCAGGACAGTCCCGAAATCGACCGACAACAGGGTCGGCTCCTCGGTGAGCGTCCGCGTGATGTCCCTGATCTCCTCGATCGTCGCCGT
This Halorientalis sp. IM1011 DNA region includes the following protein-coding sequences:
- a CDS encoding ATPase domain-containing protein, translating into MRVSSGVPGFDEIVEGGLPANRLYVVSGPPGSGKTTFSSQFITEGARNGENCLYVTMHESKDELVNDMSNFDFGFEKVMRSDRVQFLNLVTEAGKRTITQFGTDGGLTNRLKAFIESNDIDRAVIDSTMLLQHFFADMSEEITGFLSSLKQTDATILLISEMTDPTSYSDEHYLAHGVVFFHNYMEAGGMTRGVQTIKMRGTAIDCDIHKIGFSDAGLRVYPDEKIQR